In Micromonospora sp. NBC_01813, the following are encoded in one genomic region:
- a CDS encoding PRC-barrel domain containing protein — MDRLDPQSTTPQTPDPLLPGGQGAVAGGSPAGAFDPWRYRDDAGVDGANLAGYKVEATDGSIGKIDSASDEVDSSYLVVDTGPWIFGKKVMLPAGVVNHVDHDEEKVFVDRSKDQIKDSPEYDETQSTDPTYRDKLGGYYGGTYGAPIPPMAPGRLI; from the coding sequence ATGGACAGGCTCGATCCGCAGAGCACCACACCGCAGACCCCGGACCCGCTGTTGCCCGGTGGCCAGGGTGCCGTCGCCGGGGGCAGCCCGGCCGGCGCGTTCGACCCGTGGCGCTACCGGGACGACGCGGGCGTCGATGGGGCCAACCTCGCCGGTTACAAGGTCGAGGCGACCGACGGCAGCATCGGCAAGATCGATTCCGCCAGTGACGAGGTGGACAGCAGCTACCTGGTCGTCGACACCGGGCCGTGGATCTTCGGTAAGAAGGTCATGCTGCCGGCCGGCGTGGTCAACCACGTCGACCACGACGAGGAGAAGGTCTTCGTCGACCGGAGCAAGGACCAGATCAAGGACTCCCCCGAGTACGACGAGACGCAGAGCACGGACCCGACGTACCGCGACAAGCTCGGCGGCTACTACGGCGGCACCTACGGTGCCCCGATCCCGCCGATGGCGCCGGGACGCCTCATCTGA
- a CDS encoding tyrosine-protein phosphatase, whose product MTSAATRSLAFATMFNFRDIGGYEGLDGRTVRWQRVYRADSPHRLDGDDEAVFAALGVRTVIDLRRPREVDTYGRIRPADGLEYHNIHLEHQDWNEIPYQPDQGAARYLADRYHDLTEQATAGFVAAIALLAQEQTAPAVVHCMAGKDRTGLVCAMTLSLLGVRDTVIAEDYALSTAGSERLLAWLKTQNGNDHLVPVPFFTCPAEAMQTFLTEFRQRHGSVEGYLRAAGLPADRIEALRANLLT is encoded by the coding sequence ATGACTTCAGCCGCCACCCGGTCCCTCGCCTTCGCCACCATGTTCAACTTCCGCGACATCGGTGGCTACGAGGGGCTCGACGGCCGTACGGTCCGCTGGCAGCGGGTCTACCGAGCCGACTCGCCACACCGGTTGGACGGCGACGACGAAGCCGTGTTCGCCGCGCTCGGCGTGCGCACCGTCATCGACCTGCGCCGCCCGCGCGAGGTCGACACCTACGGCCGGATCCGGCCGGCGGACGGGCTCGAGTACCACAACATCCACCTGGAGCATCAGGACTGGAACGAGATCCCGTACCAACCGGATCAGGGTGCGGCCCGCTACCTGGCGGACCGCTACCACGACCTGACCGAGCAGGCCACCGCCGGCTTCGTCGCGGCGATCGCGCTGCTGGCACAGGAGCAGACCGCCCCGGCGGTGGTGCACTGCATGGCCGGCAAGGACCGCACCGGCCTGGTCTGTGCGATGACCCTGTCGCTGCTCGGGGTGCGCGACACGGTGATCGCCGAGGACTACGCGTTGAGTACGGCCGGCAGCGAGCGGCTGCTCGCCTGGCTGAAGACCCAGAACGGCAACGACCACCTGGTGCCGGTGCCGTTCTTCACCTGCCCGGCGGAGGCGATGCAGACGTTCCTGACCGAGTTCCGGCAGCGGCACGGCTCGGTGGAGGGCTATCTGCGGGCGGCCGGCCTGCCGGCGGACCGGATCGAGGCGTTGCGGGCCAACCTGCTCACCTGA
- a CDS encoding branched-chain amino acid aminotransferase, protein MIGGDKLDFEVRPNSHPVAAAERSALLANPGFGQIFTDHMVTVRYAEGKGWYDARVEPRAPIPMDPATAVLHYAQEIFEGLKAYHAADGGVTLFRPQANAARFVASGARMAMPALPEQVFLDSLQHLITIDRAWIPAGDDGSLYLRPFMFASEVFLGVRPAREYLYVVIASPVGSYFSGGVQPVTVWASPVYTRAAPGGTGAAKCGGNYAASLVAQAEAIEHGCDQVVFLDAVERRYVDELGGMNVFFVYDDGSLVTPPLTGAILPGITRESVITLARRAGHQVVEQPVSLEQWRADAASGKLREAFACGTAAVITPIGRVRSTDGEFTIADGGSGEVTMALRQTLVDIQRGRGADPDNWVHRVL, encoded by the coding sequence ATGATCGGCGGTGACAAACTCGATTTCGAGGTTCGTCCGAATTCGCACCCGGTAGCGGCCGCGGAACGCAGCGCGCTGCTGGCCAATCCCGGATTCGGCCAGATCTTCACCGACCACATGGTCACCGTCCGGTACGCCGAGGGCAAGGGCTGGTACGACGCCCGGGTCGAGCCGCGGGCACCGATCCCGATGGACCCGGCCACGGCGGTACTGCACTACGCCCAGGAGATCTTCGAAGGCCTCAAGGCCTACCACGCGGCCGACGGCGGCGTGACGCTGTTCCGGCCGCAGGCCAACGCGGCGCGGTTCGTCGCCTCCGGCGCGCGGATGGCCATGCCCGCACTGCCGGAGCAGGTTTTCCTCGATTCGCTACAGCATCTGATCACGATCGACCGGGCGTGGATTCCCGCCGGTGACGACGGCAGCCTCTACCTGCGTCCATTCATGTTCGCCAGCGAGGTCTTCCTCGGGGTGCGGCCGGCCCGCGAATATCTCTACGTGGTGATCGCCTCACCGGTCGGTTCCTACTTCTCCGGTGGCGTGCAGCCGGTGACGGTCTGGGCCTCGCCGGTCTACACCCGGGCCGCGCCGGGCGGCACCGGAGCCGCCAAGTGCGGTGGCAACTACGCAGCCTCCCTGGTGGCACAGGCCGAGGCGATCGAGCACGGCTGCGACCAGGTGGTCTTCCTGGACGCGGTCGAACGGCGCTACGTCGACGAGCTCGGTGGCATGAACGTCTTCTTCGTCTACGACGACGGTTCGTTGGTGACCCCGCCGCTGACCGGGGCGATCCTGCCGGGAATCACCCGGGAATCGGTGATCACGTTGGCCCGCCGGGCCGGTCACCAGGTCGTCGAGCAGCCGGTCAGCCTGGAGCAGTGGCGGGCCGACGCGGCCAGCGGCAAACTGCGGGAGGCGTTCGCCTGCGGCACCGCAGCGGTGATCACCCCGATCGGCCGGGTCCGGTCGACCGACGGCGAGTTCACCATCGCCGACGGCGGGTCGGGCGAGGTGACGATGGCGCTGCGGCAGACCCTGGTGGACATCCAGCGGGGCCGGGGCGCCGACCCGGACAACTGGGTGCACCGGGTGCTCTGA
- a CDS encoding 3-isopropylmalate dehydrogenase — translation MARIAVVAGDGIGSEVTAQARKVIDAVLPGVEATEYDLGAARYHRTGEVLPDSVLTELAEHDAILLGAVGDPTVPPGVLERGLLLKLRFAFDQYVNLRPSRLWPGTASPLGGVKPGEIDFVVVREGTEGLYTGAGGTMHQGTAAEVATEESLNTRYGVERVIRDAFARAARRERRKVTLVHKTNVLTHAGSLWARTFAEVKADFPEIDTEYQHVDAAAMFMVTHPQRYDVVVTDNLFGDILTDIAAAVTGGIGLAASGCINPERRFPSMFEPVHGSAPDIAGKGVADPVAAVLSASLLLDHLGHPEQAERVSRAVAAELASRTPGAALRTAEIGDRLAAHAAG, via the coding sequence ATGGCGCGGATCGCGGTCGTGGCCGGCGACGGCATCGGGTCCGAGGTGACCGCGCAGGCCCGCAAGGTCATCGACGCGGTGCTGCCCGGAGTCGAGGCCACCGAGTACGACCTGGGCGCGGCCCGTTACCACCGCACCGGCGAGGTGCTGCCCGACTCGGTGCTGACCGAGCTCGCCGAGCACGACGCCATCCTGCTCGGTGCCGTGGGTGACCCCACCGTCCCGCCGGGGGTGCTGGAACGCGGCCTGCTGCTCAAACTGCGCTTCGCCTTCGACCAGTACGTCAACCTGCGGCCGTCGCGGCTGTGGCCCGGCACCGCCAGCCCACTCGGCGGCGTCAAGCCCGGCGAGATCGACTTCGTGGTGGTCCGCGAAGGCACCGAGGGCCTCTACACCGGCGCCGGTGGGACGATGCACCAGGGCACTGCGGCCGAGGTCGCCACCGAGGAGAGCCTGAACACCCGGTACGGCGTCGAGCGGGTGATCCGCGACGCCTTCGCCCGCGCCGCGCGCCGGGAGCGGCGCAAGGTCACCCTGGTGCACAAGACGAACGTGCTGACCCACGCCGGGTCGCTGTGGGCGCGGACCTTCGCTGAGGTCAAGGCCGACTTCCCGGAGATCGACACCGAATATCAGCACGTCGACGCGGCGGCCATGTTCATGGTCACCCACCCGCAGCGGTACGACGTGGTGGTCACCGACAACCTGTTCGGCGACATCCTCACCGACATCGCCGCGGCGGTGACCGGGGGCATCGGTCTGGCCGCCAGCGGCTGCATCAACCCGGAGCGCCGGTTCCCGTCGATGTTCGAGCCGGTGCACGGCTCCGCGCCCGACATCGCCGGCAAGGGGGTCGCCGACCCGGTGGCCGCCGTGCTCTCCGCCTCCCTGCTGCTCGACCACCTCGGTCACCCCGAGCAGGCCGAGCGAGTATCCAGGGCGGTCGCGGCCGAGCTGGCCTCCCGTACGCCGGGAGCCGCGCTGCGTACCGCCGAGATCGGCGACCGGCTCGCCGCCCACGCGGCGGGCTGA
- a CDS encoding FAD:protein FMN transferase, whose product MLAHRTAQLEPPDLLVGAVPAATPSRATDRATGLPTAADPRAAGAIVARHTVSTSTARYRLVLVGGDRIGRRQLSEAISDAVAELRAIDVTYSPLRPNSLVSLLRRGEVAPQVYPPLADIVDRCLTMRAATGGWFDPWAVPGGFDPAGMIKGWAIERAASRLRAAGVSDYAVISGGDLTVRGHAPHGGPWRVALQQPPGSDGVDAAPTVVTMVDGAIGTSGLTTRPRLVIDPHTGSVVRRAGAAMVLGADLAVADGYATALYAAGSAGRDWFPTVDGYQVLDLIGD is encoded by the coding sequence ATGCTGGCACACCGCACTGCCCAGCTGGAGCCACCCGATCTGCTGGTCGGGGCCGTACCCGCGGCGACCCCCAGCAGAGCGACGGACCGCGCCACCGGCCTACCGACGGCGGCTGACCCCCGCGCGGCTGGCGCGATCGTCGCCCGGCACACCGTGAGCACCTCGACGGCGCGGTACCGGCTGGTCCTGGTCGGCGGCGACCGCATCGGCCGTCGTCAGCTGAGCGAGGCGATCAGCGACGCGGTGGCCGAGTTGCGGGCCATCGACGTGACCTACAGCCCGCTGCGACCCAACAGCCTGGTCTCGTTGCTACGCCGGGGCGAGGTCGCGCCGCAGGTGTATCCGCCGCTCGCCGACATCGTGGACCGTTGCCTGACGATGCGGGCCGCCACCGGTGGCTGGTTCGACCCGTGGGCCGTTCCCGGCGGGTTCGATCCCGCCGGCATGATCAAGGGCTGGGCGATAGAACGCGCCGCCAGCCGACTACGCGCAGCCGGCGTCAGCGACTACGCCGTGATCAGCGGCGGCGATCTGACGGTACGCGGACACGCCCCGCACGGCGGACCGTGGCGGGTGGCCCTGCAGCAGCCCCCGGGCTCCGACGGCGTCGACGCCGCACCGACCGTGGTGACCATGGTGGACGGCGCGATCGGGACCAGCGGGCTGACCACCCGCCCGCGGCTGGTGATCGATCCGCACACCGGATCCGTGGTGCGGCGCGCCGGTGCCGCGATGGTGCTCGGGGCCGACCTCGCCGTTGCCGACGGCTACGCCACCGCGTTGTACGCCGCCGGCTCGGCCGGCCGAGACTGGTTCCCCACAGTAGACGGTTACCAGGTCCTCGACCTGATCGGCGACTGA